In one Steroidobacteraceae bacterium genomic region, the following are encoded:
- a CDS encoding TlpA disulfide reductase family protein, which yields MALPIVSQSGAAPQAPSFKLAAADGSQFEFPGHGDQRVTVLLFWATWCPYCKALMPHLQSMLDEYGSERLRVLAISIKEDGDPLAYLRGSGYQFTPLTGGDEVAMRYGVTGTPGLIVVDRGNRIVFDLATLQKPGALASEVDALGARSAKAGRLAPYWAAQIRKALDRTMRGDTSKGG from the coding sequence ATGGCGCTGCCGATCGTGTCGCAATCGGGCGCCGCGCCGCAGGCGCCTTCGTTCAAACTCGCCGCCGCCGATGGCAGTCAGTTCGAATTTCCAGGCCACGGCGATCAACGCGTGACCGTGCTGCTCTTCTGGGCGACCTGGTGCCCCTATTGCAAAGCCCTGATGCCGCACCTGCAATCGATGCTCGATGAGTACGGCAGCGAACGCCTTCGCGTGCTCGCGATATCGATCAAGGAAGATGGCGATCCGCTCGCTTATCTGCGCGGGAGCGGCTATCAGTTCACACCGCTGACCGGTGGCGACGAGGTGGCCATGCGATACGGCGTGACGGGCACGCCGGGTCTCATCGTCGTCGATCGCGGCAATCGCATCGTGTTCGATCTCGCGACGCTGCAAAAGCCCGGCGCGCTCGCGAGCGAAGTCGATGCGCTCGGGGCGCGCAGCGCCAAAGCCGGCCGCCTGGCGCCGTATTGGGCCGCGCAGATTCGCAAGGCCCTGGATCGCACGATGCGTGGGGATACGTCGAAGGGCGGCTAG
- a CDS encoding aldo/keto reductase, with protein MRRREWLRLALASAATVVGRDGYAHQGSNGDHEHSPDENQHLLIRRIPSSGEGIPVIGLGTSGPFEVGDDDTVRRQLVEVLETFFVGGGMLIDTSPMYSTAQAVLGDLLTEAMQARAFLATKVWTRGHDQGVAQMSESMRLLRRKRIELMQVHNLLDLDTQLATLAEWKAKGRVRYVGITHYTVASQDQLAEVISRHQVDFVQTNYSAFTPDAARRLLPLAADRGVAVLVNRAFEDGKVFARLRQQPLPGFAADIDCTSWAQLLLKYVISHPAVTCVIPATGKASHMKDNLAAGRGAMPGRRLRKQIADAVRA; from the coding sequence ATGCGGCGCCGCGAGTGGCTGCGCCTCGCGCTCGCATCGGCCGCCACCGTCGTTGGCCGTGATGGCTACGCACATCAGGGCAGCAACGGCGATCACGAGCACTCACCCGATGAAAACCAGCACTTGCTGATCCGGCGCATCCCCTCGAGTGGCGAAGGCATTCCGGTCATCGGGCTTGGCACCTCCGGTCCGTTCGAGGTGGGGGACGATGACACGGTGCGCCGGCAACTCGTCGAGGTGCTCGAGACCTTTTTCGTTGGCGGCGGCATGCTCATCGACACGTCGCCGATGTATTCGACGGCCCAGGCCGTGCTCGGCGATCTCCTGACCGAAGCAATGCAGGCGCGAGCCTTTCTCGCTACCAAGGTCTGGACGCGCGGGCACGATCAGGGTGTCGCGCAGATGAGCGAGTCGATGCGTTTGCTGCGCCGCAAGCGCATCGAACTCATGCAGGTGCATAACCTGCTCGATCTGGATACGCAGCTGGCAACCCTCGCTGAGTGGAAGGCGAAAGGTCGGGTCCGCTACGTTGGCATCACCCACTACACGGTGGCGTCGCAGGATCAGCTGGCTGAAGTCATATCACGCCATCAGGTCGATTTCGTGCAGACCAATTACTCGGCCTTCACGCCCGACGCGGCGCGGCGCCTGTTGCCACTGGCGGCGGATCGCGGTGTTGCGGTGCTCGTCAACCGGGCCTTCGAGGATGGCAAGGTGTTTGCCAGGCTGCGGCAGCAGCCGCTGCCGGGTTTCGCCGCCGACATCGATTGCACGAGCTGGGCGCAGCTGTTGCTCAAATACGTCATTTCCCACCCGGCCGTGACCTGCGTCATTCCGGCGACCGGCAAGGCGAGCCACATGAAGGACAACCTGGCCGCCGGCCGTGGCGCAATGCCTGGACGCAGGTTGCGAAAGCAGATCGCCGACGCCGTGCGTGCCTGA
- a CDS encoding acyl-CoA dehydrogenase, with product MYRAPTRDLRFNINELLRAPAAWAAAPGLSDYSSEVTDTIIAEASKFAEEVLEPLYRSADQTGARWTPEGVIAPPGFKEAYRQYVEGGWGTLRAGTRHGGQGVPNSVGTAVEEMFASANLAFKLGPMLTQGAVEALEHRGTPQQQERYLPKMVTGEWSGTMNLTEPQAGSDLGQIRTRAVPEGDHYRLFGQKIFITYGEHDLADNIIHMVLARIEGAPAGTAGISMFLVPKVLVNPDGSLGERNDVACLSIEHKLGIHGSPTAVMAYGQKDGAIGYLVGEPNQGLKNMFIMMNAARLSVGLEGYAMAERALQQAAEWARTRVQGRPPVAAPGPLPIIHHMDVRRMLMLMKSRTEALRSVALYAAHQLDLAGHHADAARRTACQARGDLLIPVVKAWSTESGIEIASLGIQVHGGMGYIEETGAAQIYRDVRITTIYEGTTGIQANDLIGRKLGRDRGAALGALLDDIDNDLEAIMKGREIDAAIARDAKPYVKALRKAREDLLALLAKDAASAQAVAVPFVRLTGVVLGGWMMAKSAAIAQASLAGAGDDAAFYRAKLQSARFYIDHVMPEALAAAAIVAGGAAAVQQTAVELI from the coding sequence ATGTACCGAGCACCCACGAGAGATCTGCGTTTCAATATCAACGAGTTGTTGCGCGCCCCCGCCGCCTGGGCCGCGGCCCCCGGTCTATCGGATTATTCGTCCGAAGTTACCGACACGATCATTGCAGAAGCGAGCAAGTTCGCCGAAGAAGTCCTCGAGCCTCTTTATCGTAGTGCGGATCAGACCGGCGCGCGCTGGACGCCCGAGGGTGTCATTGCGCCACCGGGTTTCAAGGAGGCCTACCGACAATATGTCGAAGGCGGCTGGGGTACCTTGCGCGCCGGCACGCGGCACGGTGGCCAGGGTGTGCCGAACAGCGTCGGCACCGCCGTCGAGGAGATGTTCGCGTCGGCAAACCTCGCGTTCAAGCTCGGCCCGATGTTGACCCAGGGTGCGGTCGAGGCGCTCGAGCACCGCGGTACGCCGCAACAGCAGGAGCGCTACCTGCCGAAGATGGTGACCGGGGAATGGAGCGGCACGATGAACCTCACCGAGCCGCAGGCCGGCTCGGACCTGGGCCAGATCCGCACACGCGCCGTGCCGGAGGGCGATCACTACCGGCTGTTCGGCCAGAAGATCTTCATCACCTACGGTGAGCACGATCTCGCGGACAACATCATCCACATGGTGCTGGCGCGCATCGAAGGCGCGCCGGCCGGTACGGCGGGCATCTCGATGTTCCTCGTGCCCAAGGTCCTGGTGAATCCCGACGGGAGCCTCGGCGAGCGCAATGACGTCGCCTGCCTGTCCATCGAGCACAAGCTCGGCATCCACGGCAGTCCCACCGCCGTCATGGCCTACGGCCAGAAAGACGGCGCGATCGGCTATCTGGTCGGCGAGCCGAACCAGGGGCTCAAGAACATGTTCATCATGATGAACGCGGCGCGACTGTCGGTCGGCCTCGAGGGCTATGCGATGGCGGAGCGCGCGTTGCAGCAGGCGGCGGAATGGGCACGCACGCGCGTGCAGGGCCGGCCGCCGGTGGCGGCACCGGGACCCCTGCCGATCATTCATCACATGGATGTGCGGCGCATGCTGATGCTGATGAAATCCCGCACCGAAGCGCTGCGTTCGGTGGCGCTCTATGCGGCGCACCAACTCGATCTCGCCGGCCATCATGCCGATGCGGCGCGGCGAACGGCCTGCCAGGCCCGCGGCGATCTGCTGATTCCCGTGGTCAAGGCCTGGTCCACGGAGAGCGGCATCGAAATCGCATCGCTCGGCATCCAGGTGCATGGCGGCATGGGCTACATCGAAGAGACCGGCGCCGCGCAAATCTATCGCGACGTCCGCATCACCACCATCTACGAGGGCACCACCGGCATACAGGCCAATGACCTGATCGGGCGCAAGCTGGGACGGGATCGCGGCGCGGCCCTCGGCGCGTTGCTCGATGACATCGACAACGACCTGGAAGCCATCATGAAGGGCCGTGAGATCGACGCGGCGATCGCCCGTGACGCGAAGCCCTATGTGAAGGCATTGCGCAAGGCCCGCGAAGATCTGTTGGCGCTGCTTGCCAAGGATGCCGCCAGCGCACAGGCAGTCGCCGTGCCCTTCGTGAGACTCACTGGCGTCGTGCTCGGCGGCTGGATGATGGCGAAAAGTGCCGCAATCGCGCAGGCGTCGCTGGCGGGCGCGGGCGACGACGCGGCTTTCTACCGCGCCAAACTGCAGAGCGCGCGCTTTTACATCGATCACGTCATGCCGGAGGCGTTGGCCGCAGCGGCGATCGTTGCGGGCGGTGCAGCCGCCGTGCAGCAAACTGCGGTCGAGTTGATTTGA